The following coding sequences are from one Bacteroidales bacterium window:
- a CDS encoding histidine phosphatase family protein, protein MEGKILHIVRHGKALQDYREISDIDRPLVEKGILNNLIVAKRLKNRCSIPDLIISSPAARALHTALIFARILKYPSERVKINDSLYMQGEDAALDILYELPDDIKDVMLVAHNPDMSYLASMFTRPVIESLPTSGIVSVCFDTHQWNKIHSAVKNYETDRP, encoded by the coding sequence ACTATCGGGAGATATCCGACATAGACCGCCCACTGGTAGAAAAAGGGATACTCAATAACCTAATAGTAGCCAAACGATTAAAAAACAGATGTAGCATCCCGGACTTAATTATTTCGAGTCCCGCTGCACGGGCACTTCACACGGCTCTCATATTCGCCCGCATCCTGAAATATCCTTCCGAAAGGGTTAAAATCAATGATTCCCTGTACATGCAGGGAGAAGATGCGGCACTGGATATTCTATATGAATTACCGGATGATATCAAAGATGTTATGTTGGTTGCCCACAATCCGGATATGTCATATCTCGCCTCTATGTTTACCCGACCGGTTATTGAATCGTTACCTACATCGGGGATCGTATCTGTCTGTTTCGATACGCATCAATGGAATAAGATACACTCTGCCGTAAAAAATTATGAAACAGACCGTCCGTAA